The Mercurialis annua linkage group LG8, ddMerAnnu1.2, whole genome shotgun sequence genome window below encodes:
- the LOC126662339 gene encoding BTB/POZ domain-containing protein NPY2 — protein MKFMKLGSKPDSFQTDVNDIRSVANELPTDFIIIVGDVKFYLHKFPLLSKSARLQKSATNANGDNSDEVDLSDIPGGPSAFEICAKFCYGMIVTLNAFNVVAARCASEYLGMHENIEKGNLIYKIDVFLSSSIFRCWKDSVTALQTTKSLLPLCDELKLTSNCVDAVATKACVDISKVDWSYSYNRKKLPEENGNDQNVNGIRNRSVPMDWWVEDLCDLDIELYKRVIMAIKYKAILSSDVIGESLKAYAYKRLQGLSKGMVQCGEAVKYKPTVDAILWLLPAERGSVSCNFLLKLLKAAIYVDLGDMAKEQLIRRIGQQLEEAKVNDLLIRTSEAESMMYDIDMVKKIVEEFLMQDRNAEVVSSEETEEIREIRRPGILSDASKLMVAKLIDGYLAEIAKDPNLPVSNFVELAEMVSGISRPAHDALYRAIDMFLKEHPGISKSERKRICKLMDCKKLSVDACMHAVQNERLPLRVVVQVLFFEQVRIAATSGSSTPDLPKSLRDLNNGSSRSAATNPEEDWDALATAEELKALKTEIASLRLSNGERERNSGYVKNGIDKSASKKVKGLIKSKMIFAKLWLNKGEKNELSGSDSSDSVGSANPEEAKSTPSRNRRHSVS, from the exons ATGAAGTTCATGAAACTCGGATCAAAGCCGGATTCATTTCAGACAGATGTGAACGATATCAG GTCTGTGGCTAATGAATTGCCAACtgattttatcattattgttgGGGATGTAAAATTTTATCTGCATAAG TTTCCTCTTCTTTCAAAAAGTGCTCGATTACAGAAGTCAGCTACGAATGCCAATGGAGATAACAGCGATGAAGTTGACCTTTCAGATATTCCTGGTGGACCTTCTGCCTTTGAGATATGTGCCAAATTTTGCTACGGAATGATTGTGACCCTCAATGCATTTAATGTTGTTGCTGCTCGATGTGCCTCAGAATATCTCGGAATGCATGAAAACATTGAAAAAGGGAACCTCATTTACAAAATAGACGTTTTCCTTAGCTCGAGCATTTTTCGTTGCTGGAAGGATTCAGTTACTGCTCTGCAGACAACAAAATCACTATTGCCATTGTGTGATGAACTGAAGTTAACAAGTAACTGTGTTGATGCTGTAGCTACCAAAGCCTGTGTTGATATTTCAAAAGTCGACTGGTCATATAGCTATAACCGAAAGAAACTGCCGGAGGAAAATGGTAATGATCAAAATGTGAACGGCATAAGAAACCGGTCAGTCCCGATGGACTGGTGGGTTGAAGATTTATGTGATCTTGATATCGAACTATATAAGCGTGTTATTATGGCAATTAAATACAAGGCTATACTTTCGAGTGATGTAATCGGAGAATCCTTGAAAGCTTATGCTTATAAGAGATTACAAGGTTTGAGCAAAGGTATGGTTCAGTGTGGAGAAGCAGTAAAATATAAACCAACAGTTGATGCCATTTTGTGGCTTTTGCCAGCTGAGAGAGGAAGTGTTTCTTGCAATTTCTTGCTGAAACTATTAAAAGCGGCCATATATGTAGACCTCGGGGACATGGCTAAGGAACAGCTAATACGAAGAATAGGGCAACAGCTCGAGGAGGCTAAAGTCAATGATCTTTTGATAAGAACATCAGAAGCGGAAAGTATGATGTATGATATTGATATGGTAAAGAAAATTGTGGAAGAGTTTTTGATGCAAGATCGGAATGCTGAGGTTGTTTCATCGGAAGAAACTGAGGAGATAAGGGAGATAAGAAGACCCGGGATTTTATCAGATGCTTCCAAGCTCATGGTAGCAAAACTCATAGATGGATACCTTGCTGAAATTGCCAAGGATCCCAATTTACCCGTCTCGAACTTTGTTGAGCTTGCTGAGATGGTTTCTGGCATCTCTAGGCCTGCTCATGATGCACTATACCGCGCAATCGACATGTTTCTCAAG GAACATCCAGGAATCAGCAAAAGTGAGAGAAAGAGAATATGCAAGTTAATGGACTGCAAGAAGCTATCCGTCGACGCATGCATGCACGCAGTGCAAAACGAGAGACTACCTCTACGAGTAGTCGTTCAAGTACTATTTTTTGAGCAAGTAAGAATCGCTGCAACATCTGGAAGTAGCACGCCAGACCTTCCTAAAAGTCTACGAGATCTAAACAACGGGAGTTCAAGATCCGCCGCGACAAATCCTGAGGAAGACTGGGATGCACTAGCCACAGCTGAAGAACTCAAAGCCCTGAAGACAGAAATAGCCTCATTGAGACTGAGTAATGgagaaagagaaagaaattCGGGTTATGTTAAAAATGGGATCGATAAATCCGCaagtaaaaaagtgaaaggtttgattaaatcaaagatgatTTTTGCTAAGCTGTGGTTAAACAAAGGAGAAAAAAATGAGCTTAGTGGTTCAGATTCATCTGATAGTGTTGGTTCTGCTAATCCTGAAGAAGCCAAGTCTACACCTTCAAGAAATAGAAGGCATTCAGTTTCTTAG
- the LOC126660546 gene encoding uncharacterized protein LOC126660546: MVKHGVDVRFVNCNFVFENYMGESIDVYFNYGGTWVAEPYLDYVGGEPGRTLSNGLMIVENDESIRTILNHIHRVSWKTDIIIYASKDENDPVIENSPLPIAVQGTARLGDRFIENVSGQEDEVLPDPVSEPSEIGCVGEEDEVLPDPVIDPSEGGCVREEDEVLGDPVSRTEGVSVGEQDEVVGEAVSGTEGVSVGQHDEVVPDNGSSSSSSSDEEEGADEEDEDSDSDFAEVPTERVNYNESDGSTHFILGMAFADAKEARQAIANYAVAVGRKLKIHPNEPGRVRAKCVTDKGCKFLVFMSKDSDHPGLTLRTLHLEHKCYRTFKNPIVSAKYLANHFRPLICKNPETKVKELRNIVEMQLKVSVSEIMCKRAKRMIKQELEGSFVKEFQYLEAYAAALKRSNPGTAAEIQVCRRSLKAGKRVFKRMFICFDAYKQGWNHGCRPIIGLDGCFLKSNCKGQLLAAIGKDADEQMYPIAWGVIDTENTSNWRWFLQMMTKELQLRDGSSITLISDMQKGLIKAVKEIFPGAEHRWCARHIWANWSKKWGGGHLQKQFWICAWSTYEEEFIDNLKKIGETSKKAAEDLVWYPPHNWSRAFFSNRSKSMMVDNNITECFNSWIKEARYKPIVSMLEDIRIKVMERIASKKSQSSTWFNDWSPASMQKFHDYKDMSLGCKAVWNGDHGFEIGEGDDKHTVFIDKKLCTCRAWSLWITSQGTTIGPNMLGEQHIAAGSSMAADPNVRFSIPNETDIIKDRVSRLKSSSNDSEASRKLVSREVDLMLSIQRISLSSQEGG; encoded by the exons ATGGTTAAGCATGGTGTAGATGTAAGATTTGTTAACtgcaattttgtttttgaaaact ACATGGGTGAATCAATTGATGTTTATTTTAACTATGGTGGGACCTGGGTTGCTGAACCTTATTTGGATTATGTGGGTGGAGAA cCTGGGAGAACTTTAAGTAATGGCTTGATGATAGTGGAAAATGATGAGTCCATTAGAACAATACTGAACCACATACATAGGGTTTCATGGAAGACTGACATTATCATCTATGCTAGTAAGGATGAGAATGATCCTGTAATTGAAAATAGTCCATTGCCTATAGCTGTACAAGGAACTGCTAGACTTGGTGATAGGTTTATTGAAAATGTTAGTGGGCAAGAGGATGAGGTCCTACCTGATCCTGTGAGTGAGCCCTCTGAGATTGGCTGTGTTGGGGAGGAGGATGAGGTCTTACCTGATCCTGTGATTGACCCTTCTGAGGGTGGCTGTGTTAGGGAGGAGGATGAGGTCCTGGGTGATCCTGTGAGTAGAACTGAGGGTGTGAGTGTTGGAGAGCAGGATGAGGTAGTGGGTGAGGCTGTGAGTGGAACTGAGGGTGTGAGTGTTGGGCAGCATGATGAGGTTGTACCTGATAATGGAAGTAGTAGCAGCTCTAGTagtgatgaagaagaaggtgcTGATGAGGAGGATGAAGATAGTGATAGTGATTTTGCAGAGGTGCCTACTGAGAGGGTTAATTATAATGAGTCAGATGGCAGTACACACTTCATCTTAGGGATGGCATTTGCAGATGCAAAAGAAGCCAGACAAGCTATAGCTAATTATGCAGTTGCTGTGGGTAGGAAGTTAAAAATCCATCCTAATGAACCAGGACGTGTCAGGGCCAAATGTGTGACAGACAAGGGATGTAAATTTCTTGTGTTCATGTCCAAAGATTCAGACCATCCAGGATTGACTCTGAGAACCTTACACTTAGAACACAAATGCTATAGGACCTTTAAGAACCCTATTGTCTCAGCTAAATATTTAGCAAACCACTTCAGACCTCTAATTTGTAAAAACCCTGAAACTAAGGTTAAGGAACTGAGGAACATTGTTGAGATGCAACTTAAGGTTAGTGTTTCAGAAATAATGTGTAAGAGGGCCAAGAGGATGATAAAGCAGGAGTTAGAGGGCAGTTTTGTAAAGGAGTTTCAGTATTTGGAAGCTTATGCAGCTGCCTTGAAAAGATCAAATCCTGGGACAGCAGCAGAAATACAAGTATGCAGGAGGAGTTTGAAGGCTGGAAAGAGAGTTTTTAAGCGCATGTTTATATGCTTTGATGCATATAAACAGGGGTGGAATCATGGGTGTAGGCCCATTATTGGGTTAGATGGCTGTTTTTTAAAGAGTAATTGCAAGGGTCAATTACTGGCAGCCATTGGAAAAGATGCTGATGAACAGATGTACCCAATTGCATGGGGAGTTATAGACACTGAAAACACAAGCAACTGGAGGTGGTTTTTGCAAATGATGACTAAGGAATTACAACTAAGAGATGGGTCATCAATTACCCTTATTTCTGATATGCAGAAG GGATTGATTAAAGCTGTTAAAGAAATTTTTCCAGGTGCTGAACATAGGTGGTGTGCTAGGCACATTTGGGCTAACTGGTCCAAGAAATGGGGTGGAGGACACTTGCAAAAACAGTTTTGGATATGTGCATGGAGTACTTATGAAGAAGAATTCATTGATAATTTGAAGAAGATTGGGGAAACAAGCAAGAAAGCTGCAGAAGATCTGGTTTGGTACCCCCCACACAACTGGAGCAGAGCATTCTTTAGCAATAGATCCAAATCAATGATGGTAGACAACAACATCACTGAGTGTTTCAACTCATGGATAAAGGAAGCAAGGTACAAACCTATAGTGAGCATGCTTGAGGATATCAGAATTAAGGTTATGGAGAGAATAGCTAGTAAGAAGAGTCAGAGCAGTACATGGTTCAATGACTGGAGTCCTGCAAGTATGCAGAAGTTCCATGACTATAAAGACATGTCTTTAGGATGCAAGGCAGTCTGGAATGGTGATCATGGGTTTGAGATTGGGGAAGGTGATGACAAGCATACAGTCTTCATAGATAAGAAGTTGTGCACTTGTAGG GCATGGAGCCTCTGGATCACATCTCAGGGTACTACCATAGGGCCTAATATGTTAGGGGAACAACATATTGCTGCTGGGAGTTCAATGGCTGCTGATCCAAATGTCAGATTCTCCATACCAAATGAGACTGACATAATAAAGGATAGAGTGTCAAGGTTGAAGTCCAGTAGCAATGACAGTGAAGCTTCAAGAAAATTGGTTTCAAGGGAAGTGGATCTGATGTTAAGTATCCAGAGAATCTCCCTTTCAAGCCAAGAGGGGGGTTAA
- the LOC126660547 gene encoding uncharacterized protein LOC126660547 — translation MVYSTSSSSIRNRQRTDEEVYEYDGGDRYCRCYSNPIARVYTSWTEKNPGRRFYGCRSYKRGGGCDFFEWFEEPMSDRAKTVINGLIPRRSLKIAEERRNAEVISARKKMKIAYTIAAISCL, via the exons ATGGTTTACTCAACTTCATCATCGTCCATCAGGAATCGGCAAAGAACTGACGAAGAGGTGTACGAATACGATGGTGGTGACCGGTACTGTAGATGCTATTCAAACCCAATTGCTCGAGTTTATACTTCATGGACTGAAAAAAATCCTGGGCGAAGGTTCTATGGATGTCGAAGTTATAAG agAGGTGGTGGCTGTGATTTTTTCGAGTGGTTTGAGGAGCCTATGAGTGATAGAGCCAAAACTGTAATCAACGGTCTCATTCCCCGAAG GAGTTTGAAGATTGCAGAGGAAAGAAGAAATGCTGAGGTGATTTCTGCAAGGAAGAAAATGAAGATTGCATACACTATTGCTGCTATCTCATG TTTATGA
- the LOC126661170 gene encoding LEAF RUST 10 DISEASE-RESISTANCE LOCUS RECEPTOR-LIKE PROTEIN KINASE-like 2.1 yields MLENVTYHFQCFCDQTHAWVCGAGATAASIALLVIIFYCLKKRAYWKKKTQESERIEAFLKNHGPMAVKRYKYKQVKKMTQSFKEKLGQGGYGCVFKGKLPNGRHVAVKILKDSDSNGEDFINEVSSISKTSHVNIVTLLGFCFEGSKRTLIFEFMSNGSLEKHIFEKNSSPSNREFGWETLYEITLGIAHGLEYLHRGCNTRILHFDIKPHNILLDENFCPKISDFGLAKICPGRESIISMMDMRGTIGYIAPEVICKKFGGVSCKSDVYSYGMLVLEMVGAKKSICVGVDHRSSEIYFPDWIYKRLELDEEVGLNGIENEEEKQIARKLIIVSLWCIQTNPSKRPSMGKVVEMLVGSVESLTIPTIHSSSGSSIRVVSNFTTTTEHDTVL; encoded by the exons ATGCTAGAAAATGTAACGTACCATTTTCAGTGTTTCTGTGATCAGACTCATGCTTGGGTTTGTGGTGCAG GTGCAACTGCAGCTTCAATTGCACTTCTAGTGATCATTTTCTATTGCTTGAAAAAAAGAGCTTATTGGAAGAAGAAAACACAAGAATCTGAAAGAATCGAAGCCTTTCTCAAAAATCATGGACCTATGGCAGTGAAAAGATACAAATACAaacaagttaaaaaaatgacacaatcttttaaagaaaaattaggCCAAGGAGGCTATGGATGTGTGTTCAAAGGAAAGTTACCTAACGGTCGTCATGTCGCTGTAAAAATCTTAAAAGATTCAGACAGTAACGGAGAAGATTTTATCAACGAAGTTTCAAGCATTAGCAAGACTTCTCATGTCAATATTGTTACTCTTTTAGGGTTTTGCTTCGAAGGTTCTAAACGAACTCTCATATTCGAGTTCATGTCAAATGGATCACTGGAAAAAcacatatttgaaaaaaattcctCACCAAGTAATCGTGAATTCGGATGGGAAACACTATACGAAATCACACTAGGTATCGCTCATGGGCTAGAATACTTGCATCGAGGATGTAATACAAGAATACTACATTTTGACATAAAACCCCATAATATTCTCCTTGATGAAAATTTTTGTCCTAAAATTTCTGATTTTGGGTTAGCTAAGATATGCCCCGGAAGAGAAAGTATCATATCAATGATGGATATGAGAGGCACAATTGGATACATTGCACCAGAagtaatttgtaaaaaatttggTGGAGTTTCTTGCAAATCTGATGTTTATAGTTATGGAATGTTGGTGTTGGAAATGGTTGGAGCAAAAAAAAGTATTTGTGTAGGTGTAGATCATAGGAGTAGTGAGATATATTTTCCGGATTGGATATATAAGCGTCTAGAATTAGACGAGGAAGTTGGATTAAACGGGattgaaaatgaagaagaaaagcaAATAGCAAGAAAGCTAATTATAGTGAGCTTATGGTGCATACAAACCAATCCTTCAAAGCGGCCTTCGATGGGTAAAGTTGTAGAAATGTTGGTAGGAAGTGTTGAATCCTTGACAATCCCGACTATACATTCCTCCTCAGGATCGTCTATACGAGTAGTATCAAATTTTACAACCACAACTGAGCATGATACGGTGTTGTAA
- the LOC126659578 gene encoding zinc finger protein ZAT10, whose amino-acid sequence MALEALNSPTTATQFNYEDTWTKRKRSKRPRSESPAPPTEEEYLALCLIMLARGGASTSKPSSPPPPPPPTLNLSYKCTVCNKAFPSYQALGGHKASHKKSAVETAATNDNNPSTSNATATATVSTTGGRTHECSICHKTFPTGQALGGHKRRHYEGPGGGNNNNKDSTITSSDGGVTVTISGSQSQSQSRGGGFEFDLNLPALPEFWSGKNGVYRDEEVESPLPGKKPRLSLLKQEETEIKV is encoded by the coding sequence ATGGCACTTGAAGCATTGAATTCGCCTACAACCGCTACGCAATTCAACTATGAAGATACTTGGACTAAAAGAAAACGCTCAAAGCGGCCACGTAGTGAGTCACCGGCGCCGCCTACTGAAGAAGAATATCTCGCTCTCTGCCTCATCATGCTCGCCCGCGGCGGCGCTTCCACCTCCAAACCATCATCTCCTCCACCACCTCCGCCGCCGACTTTGAATCTTTCTTACAAGTGTACTGTTTGCAACAAAGCTTTCCCATCTTATCAAGCTCTCGGCGGACACAAAGCCAGCCATAAAAAATCCGCCGTGGAAACCGCCGCCACAAACGACAACAATCCCTCAACCTCCAACGCCACCGCTACGGCCACAGTCTCCACCACCGGCGGTAGAACCCATGAATGTTCAATATGCCACAAGACTTTTCCGACTGGTCAAGCTTTGGGCGGCCATAAGCGCCGCCACTATGAAGGCCCGGGCGGCGGTAACAACAACAATAAAGACAGTACTATAACATCATCGGACGGTGGTGTAACTGTAACTATAAGTGGAAGCCAGAGTCAAAGTCAAAGTCGCGGCGGAGGATTTGAATTTGACCTGAATTTGCCGGCGTTACCGGAGTTCTGGTCAGGCAAGAATGGAGTTTATAGGGACGAAGAAGTGGAGAGTCCGTTGCCGGGAAAAAAACCAAGATTATCATTACTTAAGCAAGAAGAAACTGAGATTAaggtttaa